One genomic region from Chthoniobacterales bacterium encodes:
- the argS gene encoding arginine--tRNA ligase — METFQELLSQKMAAALAAAQLPNAGTLTPATDARFGDYQSNAALVLGKQLGQNPRALAQRLCDQWVAWEISDSPTTAGPGFLNFSLKPQAIAHQTAQLLSDERLGVPRASTSSRIVIDFGSPNVAKPMHVGHIRSTVLGDALARIASFLGHDVIRDNHIGDWGTQFGMVIYGWKNLLDRKALEHHPIAELVRIYKAANEAATSDPAVREACREELVKLQAGDPENFAIWQECVTASLREFDEAYQILDIHYDIQRGESFYNDRLAAIVERLCDEKIAEESEGAIVVFFPGIPEMADKPCIIRKRDGGYNYATTDVATVDYRVDDLKRDTCWYVVGAPQTLHFKQIFEIARREGRTADFRHIPFGSILGEDRKLMKTRSGENVALRDVLDEAVVRARKIVDEKNPDLPEAERDQVAKIIGIGAVKYADLSQYRMTDYIFSWDRMLSFQGNTAPYLQNAYVRIRSIFRKAAVAASLWDAREQAIKLTEPEERNLALKLCQFAETVPTVLNDFRPNLLANYLYELANAFHSFYEACPVLKSEEPARSSRLALCELGSRVLAKGLDLLGIKVPEKM, encoded by the coding sequence ATGGAAACATTCCAGGAACTTCTCAGCCAAAAAATGGCCGCTGCCTTGGCAGCTGCTCAACTGCCAAACGCTGGGACACTCACGCCGGCGACCGACGCGCGTTTCGGCGATTACCAGAGCAACGCGGCGCTGGTTTTGGGGAAGCAACTTGGCCAAAACCCGCGGGCGCTCGCCCAACGCTTATGTGACCAATGGGTCGCATGGGAGATATCTGATTCGCCGACGACTGCTGGCCCCGGCTTCCTGAATTTTTCACTTAAGCCGCAAGCCATCGCCCACCAAACCGCGCAGCTTCTCTCCGACGAACGGCTCGGCGTTCCCCGGGCTTCCACCTCGAGCCGGATCGTCATCGACTTCGGTTCGCCTAACGTCGCCAAGCCGATGCATGTTGGCCACATCCGCAGCACGGTGCTGGGGGATGCGCTCGCCCGCATCGCCTCGTTTCTCGGGCACGATGTCATTCGCGACAATCACATCGGCGATTGGGGGACGCAGTTCGGGATGGTGATTTACGGCTGGAAAAATCTCCTCGATCGCAAGGCCCTCGAGCACCATCCGATTGCGGAGCTGGTCCGCATTTATAAAGCGGCGAACGAGGCCGCCACCTCCGATCCGGCCGTCCGCGAGGCGTGCCGGGAAGAGCTGGTCAAATTGCAGGCCGGCGATCCGGAGAACTTCGCCATCTGGCAGGAATGCGTCACGGCTTCTCTCCGCGAATTCGATGAGGCTTATCAAATCCTCGACATTCATTACGACATCCAGCGGGGCGAAAGTTTTTACAACGACCGGCTGGCCGCCATCGTCGAGCGCCTCTGCGACGAGAAGATAGCGGAAGAGAGTGAAGGCGCGATCGTGGTCTTCTTTCCCGGGATTCCGGAAATGGCCGACAAGCCGTGCATCATTCGAAAACGCGACGGCGGCTACAATTACGCGACTACGGACGTCGCGACGGTCGATTATCGCGTCGACGATCTGAAGCGCGATACCTGTTGGTACGTTGTCGGCGCGCCGCAGACGCTCCATTTCAAACAGATTTTCGAGATCGCTCGTCGCGAAGGCCGGACAGCCGACTTCCGGCACATTCCTTTTGGCAGCATCCTCGGTGAAGACCGCAAACTGATGAAGACGCGCTCGGGCGAGAACGTCGCGTTGCGGGACGTGCTCGACGAAGCGGTCGTGCGCGCCCGCAAGATCGTGGACGAGAAAAACCCCGACCTTCCGGAAGCCGAGCGCGATCAAGTCGCCAAGATCATCGGCATCGGCGCGGTGAAATACGCCGATCTCTCCCAGTATCGGATGACCGATTACATCTTTTCCTGGGACCGAATGCTCTCGTTCCAAGGGAACACTGCGCCTTACTTGCAGAACGCTTACGTTCGAATTCGCTCTATCTTCCGAAAAGCCGCTGTAGCCGCGTCCCTGTGGGACGCGCGAGAGCAAGCGATAAAACTCACCGAGCCAGAAGAAAGAAATCTTGCGCTTAAGCTCTGCCAGTTTGCCGAAACGGTGCCGACGGTCCTGAACGATTTCCGTCCAAACCTTCTCGCGAACTATCTCTACGAACTGGCGAACGCCTTCCACTCCTTCTACGAAGCGTGCCCCGTCCTCAAATCGGAAGAGCCAGCGCGCTCGTCTCGTCTTGCCTTGTGCGAACTTGGCAGCCGAGTCCTCGCGAAAGGCCTCGATCTTCTCGGAATCAAAGTTCCGGAGAAGATGTAG
- the treY gene encoding malto-oligosyltrehalose synthase, whose protein sequence is MNLQHPRIPSSTYRLQFNRQFTFNDAREIVPYLDALGISDCYASPYFQARAESLHGYDITDHNKLNAAIGSREDYDAWIADLHAHGMGQIVDFVPNHMGIGEPLNHWWMDVLENGPSSPHAPFFDIDWKPLKADLEDKVLLPILGDQYGRVLERGELQVRFESGAFYLRYYDHEFPIAPGTYRHILEIALEKLTPFKSEDFYAEFQSIITALEYLPRRTETDPERIAERAREKEIVKRRLERRCHEAPQVQAAVNQAVVQINGTPGDPRSFDALDSLLNDQSYRLAFWRVAAEEINYRRFFDVNDLAAIRMELPEVFDATHQLLLELIANGAVTGVRIDHPDGLYLPKEYFEKLQRRSAAALGIPLPGNGRAIYLVVEKILTGNETLPADWSVHGTTGYEFAKLVSNLLVDSSAEQAITKAFQRFIGHSMPFGHLIYAKKRLVMRLSLANDVNVLGDMLDRLSEKNRWFRDFTLEALARAVRETIACFPVYRTYVTPGQPVSDEDRAIIERAVATAKRRNPALEESVFNFLRDILLLRFPENLDDEARAEHEHFVLKFQQSTGPIMAKGLEDTAFYIYNRLVALNEVGGEPQHFGISVDDFHARNSEQQRAWPATLLATSTHDTKRSEDVRARILAISEMPQLWRTSLQRWRTLNRRWKRNVDESSAPDPNEEYLFYQTLLGSWPLGATEASPEYIERIKVYMAKALKEAKMNTSWIQPNEQWDSAMDEFVTGVLTPSPKNKFVPSFLPVAEEIARLGAINSLSQVLLKLTAPGVPDIYQGNEIWDFSLVDPDNRRPVDYARRRELLASLESASPEELLREWPDGRIKLLLTSRLLGFRREHASLFQHGKYLPLNVTGEFADCCVAFARELEGKWIVVLAPRLSSRVGFPPIGEKWKDTAVELPESFALEGATEIFSGGKLNNRNVRSSEAFAILPFAAYQNQGTAISNRRSLRLTALSRPPNWRTFPYSRRIHCQNERT, encoded by the coding sequence GTGAACCTGCAGCATCCACGCATTCCATCTTCGACCTACCGGTTGCAATTCAACCGGCAATTCACGTTCAACGACGCGCGCGAAATCGTGCCCTATCTCGATGCGCTCGGGATCAGTGACTGCTACGCATCACCTTACTTTCAGGCGCGCGCCGAGAGTTTGCACGGTTACGACATTACGGATCATAACAAGCTGAATGCCGCGATCGGCTCGCGCGAGGATTACGATGCCTGGATTGCCGACCTCCACGCCCACGGGATGGGACAGATCGTCGATTTCGTCCCGAACCACATGGGGATTGGCGAACCACTCAACCATTGGTGGATGGACGTTCTCGAGAACGGTCCCAGCTCGCCGCACGCGCCGTTTTTCGATATCGATTGGAAACCGCTCAAGGCCGATCTCGAAGACAAGGTGCTTCTACCGATTCTCGGGGATCAATACGGGCGCGTCCTGGAGCGGGGCGAGCTTCAGGTCCGGTTTGAATCCGGCGCGTTTTATCTTCGCTACTACGACCATGAGTTCCCGATCGCGCCCGGCACGTATCGCCACATTCTCGAGATCGCCCTGGAAAAACTGACGCCCTTCAAGAGCGAGGATTTCTACGCGGAATTCCAGAGCATCATCACGGCGCTGGAGTATTTGCCGCGGCGGACGGAGACCGATCCGGAACGGATTGCGGAGCGGGCGCGGGAAAAGGAGATCGTTAAGCGGCGCCTCGAGCGGCGTTGCCACGAAGCCCCCCAGGTCCAGGCGGCGGTCAACCAGGCGGTGGTGCAGATCAACGGCACCCCCGGCGATCCGCGCAGTTTCGATGCGCTTGATTCGCTCCTTAACGATCAATCGTACCGGCTCGCTTTCTGGCGGGTGGCCGCCGAGGAAATCAACTACCGGCGTTTCTTCGACGTTAACGATCTCGCGGCCATCCGGATGGAATTGCCCGAAGTGTTTGACGCGACGCACCAGCTGCTCCTTGAGCTCATCGCGAATGGCGCCGTGACCGGCGTGCGCATCGACCACCCGGACGGTCTCTATTTGCCGAAGGAATACTTCGAGAAATTGCAGCGGCGCTCCGCGGCGGCGCTTGGGATTCCGCTGCCCGGTAATGGCCGCGCCATTTATCTCGTGGTCGAGAAAATCCTGACCGGCAACGAAACCCTTCCGGCGGACTGGTCTGTTCACGGGACGACGGGATACGAATTCGCGAAGCTGGTTTCGAATCTCCTCGTCGACTCGTCGGCGGAACAGGCGATTACGAAAGCGTTCCAGCGATTCATTGGCCATTCGATGCCGTTCGGCCACCTCATCTATGCGAAGAAGCGGCTGGTCATGCGATTGTCGCTTGCGAACGACGTCAACGTTCTCGGCGACATGCTCGATCGTCTCTCGGAAAAGAATCGCTGGTTCCGCGACTTCACTCTCGAGGCTCTGGCCCGTGCGGTCCGGGAGACGATTGCCTGCTTTCCGGTTTATCGCACTTACGTCACTCCCGGCCAGCCAGTCAGTGACGAGGACCGCGCCATCATCGAGCGCGCGGTTGCGACGGCGAAGCGGCGGAACCCGGCGTTGGAGGAATCGGTTTTCAATTTCCTGCGCGACATCCTGCTGCTCCGTTTTCCGGAGAACCTGGATGATGAGGCGCGGGCGGAGCACGAGCATTTCGTCCTGAAATTCCAGCAAAGCACTGGGCCGATCATGGCGAAGGGACTTGAGGACACGGCGTTCTATATTTACAATCGACTCGTAGCGCTCAACGAAGTCGGCGGTGAGCCGCAGCATTTCGGAATCAGCGTGGACGATTTCCACGCGCGGAATAGCGAACAGCAGCGCGCCTGGCCGGCGACCTTGCTTGCCACGTCCACCCACGACACGAAGCGGAGCGAGGACGTGCGCGCCCGGATCCTGGCGATCTCGGAAATGCCGCAGCTCTGGCGCACCAGTCTCCAGCGCTGGCGGACGCTCAATCGGCGGTGGAAACGGAACGTGGACGAAAGTTCGGCCCCTGATCCCAACGAGGAATATCTCTTTTACCAGACGCTTCTCGGCAGTTGGCCACTGGGCGCAACCGAAGCGAGCCCTGAATACATCGAGCGGATCAAGGTCTACATGGCGAAGGCCCTCAAAGAGGCAAAGATGAACACGAGCTGGATCCAGCCTAACGAGCAGTGGGATTCCGCCATGGACGAGTTCGTGACCGGGGTCCTGACTCCATCGCCGAAGAACAAGTTCGTTCCGAGCTTTCTCCCGGTTGCCGAAGAAATCGCACGCCTGGGCGCCATCAATTCCCTCTCGCAGGTTCTCTTGAAGCTGACCGCTCCCGGCGTGCCCGACATTTATCAGGGGAACGAAATCTGGGACTTTAGCCTGGTCGATCCGGACAACCGGCGGCCGGTGGATTATGCGCGCCGGCGCGAGTTGCTGGCGTCTCTGGAAAGCGCTTCACCCGAAGAGCTGCTTCGCGAATGGCCGGATGGGCGAATCAAACTTCTGCTCACCAGCCGGCTGCTCGGTTTCCGGCGAGAGCACGCGTCGCTCTTTCAGCACGGAAAGTATCTGCCGCTCAACGTGACCGGCGAATTTGCCGACTGCTGTGTGGCATTCGCGCGCGAGCTCGAAGGGAAGTGGATTGTGGTTCTGGCGCCGCGCCTTTCGTCTCGAGTGGGCTTCCCTCCGATCGGCGAAAAATGGAAAGACACGGCGGTGGAGTTGCCGGAGTCGTTCGCCCTCGAGGGCGCGACCGAGATTTTCTCAGGAGGGAAACTCAACAACCGGAATGTGCGATCGTCCGAGGCGTTCGCGATCCTCCCTTTCGCGGCGTATCAAAACCAAGGAACGGCGATTTCAAATCGCCGCTCCTTGAGGCTTACCGCGCTATCGCGCCCACCCAACTGGCGAACCTTTCCGTATTCGCGCCGAATTCATTGCCAAAATGAGCGAACGTGA
- a CDS encoding choice-of-anchor Q domain-containing protein: protein MMRFVFAAMALWAVGGNFARGACPPQYTQNFDFVTPPALPAGWTASQGMNLTGAPLWVTSAITPDTPPNDAFSTAPDNILDNRLDTPSIFVSSNDFSGSFRHSYNLEAGFDGAVLEISNPSINGGAFTDVTDPAVGGHFDPGTGYNTTISAASQSPLAGRMAWGGNSNGYVRCGLIFGMPFQPGFFGSTIFRFRLVTDNSGASGGWRIDTFRWEHSECNPPSPTPSSPTPTPTTTATPSPTPTPTAPPAPTPTPAQALNIATRLRVETGDRIAIGGFIIAGPGPKKVAIRGIGPSLSNFGLSDVLADPTLELRGSDGALLVQNDNWQDNASQAAQLVALHLAPQHPNESGIVTMLQPGAYTALLRGKNQTSGIALVEIYDADAVAPSRLANIATRGFVSGGDNVMIAGFILGSGYSTSVGVRGIGPSLAQFGLSNVLPDPTLELRDSNGAVLAANDNWQDDRYAAAQLSANGLAPQDQSESGIFTTLPPGLFTAILAGKKGGTGLGLVEVYNNLNPSTIIVTNTSPSGPGSLVQALADANDGDTIRFDPSLNGQPFTNVAEKIDKNIVISGPGPNQLTLGGGLGLSVLEIDSGHTVIIEGLTIRDGDAPIAGGGILNNLSTVTINDCIIISNSSDGSGGGVSNVGTMTIMNSTVSDNHTTGDFNSHGGGISNGGTITITNSIISGNSVGSSPFMPGIGGGIFNSGVATMMITDSTVSSNRAVGGGGIGSDGAMTISNSSVTGNMALAAFGFGGLGAGILTKNSPIMITNSTISGNSASDAGGGIYSSNSATVTVTHSTVSDNQANGNGDSILNSASLRSGDTILKVAPSGINIVNNSPGTITSYGYNLSSDSGSGFLNAAGDQLNANPMLGPLQNNGGPTLTQKLLPGSPAIDRGDPNFVPPPFWDQRGIGYDRVVNGRIDIGAFEVQPTPTPSPTPN, encoded by the coding sequence ATGATGCGCTTCGTCTTCGCGGCCATGGCCCTCTGGGCCGTCGGCGGCAATTTCGCGCGAGGAGCCTGTCCCCCGCAATACACCCAGAACTTCGATTTCGTGACGCCGCCAGCCTTGCCCGCAGGGTGGACAGCTTCTCAGGGGATGAATCTGACTGGTGCGCCGTTATGGGTCACCTCAGCGATCACGCCGGACACACCACCGAACGATGCCTTCTCTACGGCCCCCGATAATATCCTGGATAACCGGCTCGACACTCCTTCGATTTTCGTTAGCAGCAACGACTTTTCCGGTAGCTTCCGGCACAGCTACAATCTGGAAGCAGGTTTTGACGGTGCCGTGCTGGAAATCTCCAATCCCAGTATTAACGGAGGCGCCTTCACCGATGTGACCGATCCAGCGGTAGGCGGCCACTTCGATCCCGGCACGGGCTACAACACCACCATCAGTGCAGCATCCCAGAGTCCCCTTGCTGGCCGAATGGCCTGGGGCGGAAACTCAAACGGTTACGTCAGGTGCGGCCTCATCTTTGGAATGCCCTTTCAGCCAGGTTTTTTTGGCAGCACTATTTTCCGCTTTCGGCTGGTCACTGATAACAGCGGCGCCTCCGGAGGCTGGCGAATTGATACCTTTCGTTGGGAGCATAGCGAATGTAATCCGCCGAGCCCGACACCGAGTTCTCCAACGCCCACGCCAACCACGACCGCGACACCGTCTCCCACGCCGACTCCAACAGCGCCGCCTGCCCCAACACCCACGCCGGCTCAGGCGTTGAATATTGCCACGCGGCTCCGGGTTGAAACTGGAGACCGCATAGCGATTGGCGGATTTATTATTGCCGGCCCCGGACCAAAGAAGGTGGCGATCCGAGGCATCGGGCCGTCGCTCAGCAATTTTGGTCTCAGCGATGTCCTGGCCGACCCGACTCTGGAATTGCGCGGCTCCGATGGCGCGTTGCTCGTGCAAAACGATAATTGGCAGGACAACGCTTCCCAGGCGGCGCAACTGGTTGCGCTTCACCTCGCGCCGCAGCATCCCAATGAGTCGGGAATCGTAACCATGCTTCAGCCCGGCGCCTACACCGCGCTCTTGAGGGGTAAGAACCAGACGAGCGGCATCGCGCTGGTGGAAATCTATGACGCGGACGCAGTTGCGCCTTCGCGATTGGCCAATATCGCCACCCGAGGATTCGTAAGCGGGGGCGACAACGTGATGATTGCGGGCTTCATCCTCGGCAGCGGCTACAGCACCTCCGTGGGGGTGAGAGGCATAGGGCCTTCTCTGGCCCAGTTCGGCCTGAGCAATGTCTTGCCGGATCCGACGTTGGAATTGCGCGACAGCAATGGCGCGGTCCTCGCGGCCAACGATAACTGGCAGGACGATCGCTACGCGGCCGCCCAGCTCAGTGCGAACGGTCTTGCGCCGCAAGATCAATCGGAGTCGGGAATTTTTACCACTCTGCCGCCTGGACTCTTCACTGCCATCCTGGCCGGCAAAAAGGGCGGTACAGGTCTGGGGTTGGTGGAAGTCTACAACAACCTAAATCCATCCACGATTATTGTAACAAATACGTCCCCAAGCGGACCGGGCTCATTGGTGCAGGCGCTTGCGGACGCGAACGATGGAGACACGATCCGGTTCGATCCCTCTCTCAACGGACAGCCCTTTACTAATGTCGCAGAAAAAATTGATAAAAATATTGTTATCAGCGGCCCGGGACCGAATCAGTTGACCCTTGGGGGCGGCTTGGGCCTTTCTGTCCTGGAGATCGACTCCGGGCATACTGTGATAATCGAAGGCCTCACCATCCGCGACGGGGATGCCCCGATAGCTGGCGGAGGTATTCTGAATAATTTGTCCACCGTGACAATCAACGACTGCATTATCATATCCAATTCCAGCGATGGATCAGGCGGTGGCGTCTCCAACGTGGGGACCATGACGATCATGAACAGCACCGTCAGCGACAATCACACCACAGGCGACTTCAACTCGCACGGCGGTGGAATCAGCAACGGCGGGACCATCACGATCACGAACAGCATAATCAGCGGCAATAGCGTAGGATCCAGCCCATTCATGCCCGGGATCGGCGGTGGCATCTTCAACAGCGGCGTCGCGACCATGATGATCACGGATAGCACAGTCAGCTCCAATCGCGCCGTGGGAGGCGGGGGCATCGGCAGCGATGGGGCAATGACAATCAGCAATAGTTCTGTCACGGGCAACATGGCCCTTGCTGCCTTCGGTTTCGGCGGCCTCGGGGCTGGCATCCTCACCAAGAATAGTCCGATTATGATCACCAACAGTACCATCAGTGGCAATTCGGCCTCAGACGCTGGCGGCGGCATCTACAGCAGCAACTCTGCGACCGTCACGGTCACCCACAGTACGGTCAGCGACAACCAGGCCAACGGCAATGGCGACAGTATTCTAAACTCCGCATCTTTGCGGAGCGGAGACACCATTTTGAAGGTCGCGCCATCGGGTATTAATATCGTGAACAACAGCCCAGGCACGATCACTTCTTACGGCTACAACCTCAGCAGCGACAGCGGCAGTGGCTTCCTCAACGCCGCCGGCGATCAGCTCAACGCCAATCCGATGCTTGGGCCTTTGCAGAACAACGGCGGTCCGACCCTCACTCAGAAATTGCTGCCGGGCAGTCCCGCGATTGACAGAGGCGATCCCAACTTCGTTCCGCCGCCTTTTTGGGATCAGCGCGGCATCGGTTATGATCGCGTCGTGAACGGGCGCATCGATATTGGCGCATTCGAGGTCCAGCCCACTCCCACGCCCAGCCCGACACCGAATTAG
- the efp gene encoding elongation factor P: MAAANDLRKGQAIKYNGNTAIVLEVHHRTPGNLRAFVQAIIRYIATGKSADVRFGSTDKVELVDISRTNLEFSYKDNNGYHFMDPNTYETVTLNENLLADAKDYLVENLSVEVLSAEGRIVQVDLPASVQLKVIESPEGLRGDTASNVTKPALLESGKTVNVPLFIQEGETIKIDTRTGAYMGRA, translated from the coding sequence ATGGCAGCCGCGAACGATCTCAGAAAAGGACAGGCGATAAAATACAATGGCAACACCGCCATTGTCCTCGAAGTGCACCACCGCACCCCGGGAAACCTGCGAGCATTTGTGCAGGCGATCATTCGCTATATCGCCACCGGGAAAAGCGCGGATGTCCGCTTCGGCTCGACCGACAAAGTCGAGCTGGTCGACATCAGCCGGACGAATCTGGAATTCAGTTACAAGGACAACAACGGCTACCACTTCATGGATCCCAACACCTACGAGACGGTGACGCTGAACGAGAATTTGCTCGCGGACGCGAAGGATTATCTGGTCGAGAATTTGTCCGTCGAAGTTTTGTCGGCGGAAGGCCGCATCGTTCAGGTCGACTTGCCGGCTTCGGTCCAGCTCAAGGTCATTGAATCTCCGGAAGGGCTTCGCGGCGACACCGCCTCAAACGTGACGAAGCCGGCGCTTTTGGAGTCGGGGAAGACGGTCAACGTCCCGCTCTTCATCCAGGAAGGCGAGACGATCAAAATCGATACGCGCACCGGCGCCTACATGGGTCGCGCGTAG
- a CDS encoding toll/interleukin-1 receptor domain-containing protein, which produces MANEKHLGIIKQGVEAWNKWRHGNNANPNLSAADLSGTNLCGANLDRANLEGANLSGAKLRSANLRDANLRDANLSSADLGNAHLMDARLGGADLSGADLSGADLWDADLYDSDLRNANLRGAELSGTKFDATMLEGADFQGAHAMLTIFTGCDLSKVKHLTLVYHTAPSAIGIDTIYESKGNIPESFLRDCGVPESFITQMYSLVGAEDGIQFYSCFISYSGKDEDFAKRLHGKMRDAHLRVWFAPEDIQGGKKLHEQIETAIRFYDKLLVVLSQASLQSEWVMDELRKGFKAERDTGKRKLFPVRLIDYETLERWECRDSLSGKDLAEEVRQYFIPDFSNWKDHDQFEAAFARLLKDLRADERAK; this is translated from the coding sequence ATGGCAAACGAAAAACACCTTGGAATAATAAAGCAAGGAGTCGAGGCGTGGAACAAGTGGCGCCATGGAAACAACGCAAATCCAAACCTGAGCGCTGCAGACCTAAGTGGTACGAACCTCTGCGGTGCGAACCTCGACCGTGCGAACCTCGAAGGTGCGAATCTCAGCGGTGCGAAGCTCCGCAGTGCGAACCTCCGCGACGCGAACCTCCGCGACGCGAACCTCAGCAGTGCGGATCTCGGCAACGCGCACCTAATGGATGCGAGGCTCGGCGGCGCCGACCTCTCCGGCGCGGACCTCAGTGGCGCGGACCTGTGGGACGCGGACCTCTACGACAGTGACCTTCGCAACGCGAACCTTCGAGGCGCGGAACTCAGCGGCACCAAGTTCGACGCCACGATGCTCGAGGGCGCCGATTTCCAAGGCGCCCATGCCATGTTGACGATTTTCACTGGTTGCGACTTGAGCAAAGTCAAACATCTCACTCTCGTATACCACACCGCCCCTTCCGCCATCGGCATCGACACGATCTATGAATCCAAGGGTAATATCCCCGAGAGTTTTCTACGCGATTGCGGCGTGCCTGAAAGCTTTATCACGCAGATGTACTCGCTCGTCGGCGCGGAGGATGGAATCCAGTTCTATTCCTGCTTCATCTCTTATAGTGGCAAGGACGAGGATTTCGCGAAGCGACTGCACGGGAAGATGCGCGATGCGCACTTGCGCGTCTGGTTCGCGCCGGAAGACATTCAAGGCGGAAAAAAGCTGCACGAGCAGATCGAGACGGCGATCCGCTTTTACGATAAACTGCTCGTCGTCCTCTCCCAGGCGAGTCTGCAAAGCGAATGGGTGATGGACGAGTTGCGCAAGGGCTTCAAAGCCGAGCGGGACACCGGCAAGCGCAAACTGTTTCCCGTGCGACTGATCGATTACGAAACATTGGAGCGCTGGGAATGCCGCGACTCGCTGAGTGGCAAGGATCTCGCGGAAGAAGTGCGCCAATATTTTATCCCCGACTTCTCAAACTGGAAAGATCACGACCAGTTCGAGGCCGCCTTCGCCCGCCTGCTCAAAGACCTCCGCGCTGATGAGCGCGCGAAGTGA
- a CDS encoding KpsF/GutQ family sugar-phosphate isomerase — protein MDYLEKARRVLDIEIREVQRLRERLDENFSRAVVLIKDSLEQRGKIVVLGVGKSGHIGRKIASTLTSTGSPAVVLDSLDALHGDLGMVADGDVVLAFSASGETEELLRVFPAIARFQVQIVAVCGDVNSNLARNSHVVLDVNIEQEACPLNLAPTSSTTVMLALGDALAMVLLEARGFQKEDFARFHPAGMIGRSLLLRVHQIMRPRHALAMVAPDASIQLVLKTMTEVRAGAAVVADEEGQLLGIFTHGDFVRHFQSDSKIAERLVGDLMTLNPVTVHQDKLAVEVLNLLERHRIDDLVVVDDNQAPVGMVDSQDLTKLKLL, from the coding sequence ATGGATTACCTGGAAAAGGCGAGACGCGTTCTGGATATCGAGATTCGCGAGGTGCAGCGGCTGCGAGAACGGCTGGATGAGAACTTTTCGCGGGCCGTCGTGCTCATCAAGGATAGTCTCGAACAGCGCGGCAAGATCGTGGTTCTCGGGGTCGGAAAATCGGGGCACATCGGGCGCAAAATCGCCTCCACTCTCACCAGCACCGGCTCACCCGCCGTCGTCCTGGATTCGCTCGACGCGCTGCACGGCGATCTCGGCATGGTGGCGGATGGCGACGTCGTCCTCGCCTTCAGTGCGAGCGGCGAGACCGAGGAGCTGTTGCGCGTGTTTCCGGCTATCGCACGGTTTCAGGTCCAGATCGTTGCGGTCTGCGGCGACGTAAATTCAAACCTGGCCAGGAATTCCCACGTCGTCCTGGACGTCAACATCGAGCAGGAAGCTTGTCCGCTGAACCTCGCGCCGACCTCCAGCACGACCGTCATGCTCGCCCTGGGGGACGCGCTCGCCATGGTCCTGCTCGAGGCGCGGGGTTTCCAAAAGGAGGATTTCGCCCGCTTTCATCCGGCCGGCATGATCGGCCGGAGCCTGCTCCTGCGGGTCCACCAAATTATGCGCCCACGCCATGCCCTGGCCATGGTGGCGCCTGACGCCTCAATCCAGCTCGTCCTTAAAACCATGACGGAGGTCCGCGCCGGCGCCGCGGTGGTCGCGGATGAAGAGGGTCAGCTCCTCGGTATTTTCACCCACGGCGATTTCGTACGTCACTTTCAATCCGACTCGAAAATCGCCGAGCGTCTCGTGGGCGATTTAATGACGTTGAATCCCGTCACGGTCCACCAGGACAAACTCGCCGTGGAAGTCCTGAACCTCCTCGAGCGCCACCGGATCGACGACCTTGTCGTCGTGGACGACAACCAGGCCCCCGTCGGCATGGTCGATTCGCAAGACCTGACAAAGCTCAAGCTTTTGTAG